The Nicotiana tomentosiformis chromosome 2, ASM39032v3, whole genome shotgun sequence genome includes the window tcactgatgctatgctctttgacctcaactttcgaacctgtcggtctaaaatagtcatcggctccacatcataagtcaaattactgcccagttgtactgtactgaaatctagaatatgagacggatccccgacatactttcggagcatggatacatggaacactggatgaacacctgatagattaggtgacaaagcaagttcataagccacctctccaattttcttaagtatctcaaaaggcccaatataccgaggactcaacttgcccttcttcccgaacctcaacacgcccttcatgggtaaaatcttgagcagaaccttctccccaaccatgtgaataACATCAAGAACCTtcttgtcggcataactcttctgtctagactgtgtcgtgcgaagcatatcctccaatatctgaatagtgcactcggactgtccgtctgtctaagggtgaaatgttatactcaactgaacctgtgtgcccaattctcgctgcattaccctccaaaactgtgaggtaaactgcgtaccctgatctgaaataatggacaccggcacaccgagtaggcgaacaatctcccgaatataaatcccagccaaccgctccaaagaataattagtaccgactggaataaaatgcgcagatttggtcaaccgatctactatcacccaaatagcatcaaactttctcaaagtccgtgggagcccaactacgaagtccatggtaatacgctcccacttccactccggaatttcaagtctctgaagcaatcctcctggcctctgatgttcatactttacctgttgataatttagacaccgagatacaaacccaactatatctttcttcattcacctccaccaatagtgctgtctcaaatcctgatacatcttcgcggcgcctggatgaatagagtaccgcgaacggtgagcttcctggagaattagctcacgcaaaccatctacattaggcacacatagcctgccctgcatccgtaatacactgttatctccaatagtgacttccttggcatcaccgtgctgaaccatgtccttaaggacaagcagatgtagatcatcatactagcgctctctgatgtgatcatataaagaagaccgagaaaccacacaggccaaaactcgattcggctcgaaaacatccaatctaacaaactgattagccaaggccagaacatccaaggctaaaggcctttctgctatcggtaagtatgctaagctgcccaaactccccgccttacgactcaaggcatcggccaccatattggcctttccgagatgatagagaatggtgatatcataattcttaagcaactccaaccaccttcgctgccgcaagttaagatccttctgtttaaacaaatgttgtagactctgattatcgatatatacctcacactggacaccgtacaagtaatgccgccaaattttaaaggcatgaacaatagctgctaactcaagatcgtggactggataattcttctcatgtacctttaactgtctggacgcataggcaatcaccctaccgtcttgcatcagcactgcgccgagaccaatacgcgatgcgtcacaatacacagtataagactctgaacctgtaggcaacaccaatattgtagttgtagtcaaagttgtcttgagcttctgaaagctctcttcacattcatccgaccacctgaacggagcacctttctgggtcaatttagtcataggcgatgcaatagacgagaaaccctccacgaaatgacgataataactgcccaagccgagaaaactcagaatctcagtaactgaggatggtctgggccaattctgaactgtctctattttcttcggatccaccttaattccttcactggacattatatgtcccaagaatgccactgaactaagccagaactcgcacttagagaattttgcataaagtatctcctctctcagcctccgtaatacaatacccaagtgttgtgcatgctcctcctggctacgtgagtacaccagaatatcataaataaatactactacaaataaatcaagatatggctagaacacactattcatcaaatgcataaatgttgttggggcattagttagcccaaaagacatcacaagaaattcatagtggccataacgatttctgaatgccgtcttcagaatatccgaatcacgaattttcaattggtgatacccagacctcaaatcaattttgaaaaacaccatcgctccctgaagctggtcaaataagtcatcaatacgcggcaaaggatatttattcttgattgtcactttgttcaactgtctataatcaatgcacattctcatagtaccatctttctttttcacaaatagatttggtgcaccccaaggtgacacactaggcctaataaaccccttctcaaggagttcctgaagttgctctttcaattcttttaactcaaccggtgccatacgatatggaggaatagaaataggctgagtgccctgcaccaagtcaataccgaaattaatatccctatcaggtggcatacctggcaggtctataggaaatacatccgaaaagtcttgcacgaccggtactgaatcaataataggagtatatgcatcaacatctctcacaaaggccaaatatgatagacatcccttttcaaccatacgttgggccttcaaataagaaattactctGTTAGGAATAacatctagagaacctctccattcaatctttggcaaccccggcatcgtcaacgtcacgatttttgcgtgacagtccagaatagcatgacatggagacaaccaatccatacccaggattacatcaaaatcaaccataccgagtaataagaaatcaactctagtctccagttccccaatagttaccacacacgaccgatacatatgatccacagtaataatatcgcccaccggtgtagatacacaaacaggtgaaactaagaactcacagggcatatccagataatgagcaaaatatgatgatacatatgaataagtggaaccagggtcaaataatatagaagcctccctatggcacactgaaacaatacatgtgatcactgcgtctgaggcaacaacatctggcctggtaggaaaagcatagaatcgagcctgcccgccacctgatcggcctccccctcttgggagacccctagctggctgacccccaccccgagctggctgggcgggtgatgtaactgttggtgctggtatcgttggtcgagaactctgttgtggagccccactcaacagcctaggacaatctctcttgaaatgacccaattctccgcacttgaaacaacccctcctctga containing:
- the LOC138905217 gene encoding uncharacterized protein, with the translated sequence MPQSRREELRMQFEQLPQGDMSVTQYEMRFSELSSFSALPAQSSHHASSAQASTGNSLGYQEQQFRQRRGCFKCGELGHFKRDCPRLLSGAPQQSSRPTIPAPTVTSPAQPARGGGQPARGLPRGGGRSGGGQARFYAFPTRPDVVASDAVITCIVSVCHREASILFDPGSTYSYVSSYFAHYLDMPCEFLVSPVCVSTPVGDIITVDHMYRSCVVTIGELETRVDFLLLGMVDFDVILGMDWLSPCHAILDCHAKIVTLTMPGLPKIEWRGSLDVIPNRVISYLKAQRMVEKGCLSYLAFVRDVDAYTPIIDSVPVVQDFSDVFPIDLPGMPPDRDINFGIDLVQGTQPISIPPYRMAPVELKELKEQLQELLEKGFIRPSVSPWGAPNLFVKKKDGTMRMCIDYRQLNKVTIKNKYPLPRIDDLFDQLQGAMVFFKIDLRSGYHQLKIRDSDILKTAFRNRYGHYEFLVMSFGLTNAPTTFMHLMNSVF